Part of the Periophthalmus magnuspinnatus isolate fPerMag1 chromosome 23, fPerMag1.2.pri, whole genome shotgun sequence genome, TTGTGCTTGTGCCCTTTTAACTACAATGTTTTACTAAACTATTTTTCACAATTAACACTTATTCACCCAATTGGAAATATaagttattttactttacacAGGTATTCACAAGTATTAAAAGCAATGAGCTGTAAGTCTATTTTCATTAAATTAATAGGCTTCTTATACCTGAGTGTAAGGTATAAGAAGCCTATTAATATAATGTGTGGTAAACTGTTGTagaaattaatattaataaaagagTTGGgcagcaatattttttttaatcatgattaatatatattttttaattgatgCAATAAAATGTGCCCTAATAAATAccaaatgtacattttaaatttgtaatCACTACAGTTTGGTTAGGAGAGTCAAACtaagagtttttttgtttttgtttttttcattcctaGAATCTAAGACCATGATCAGTGCTACACCTCCCTGATCTACTGAAGGACATGTTTGTTTGGCAGAGGTGGGCCGTTGCCTCCTGTGTGACCCTCCTGTGGCTTGGGAGGGTCAGCTTTGGGGTGCCAGATCCTGCTCGGAGAGAACAGCTACTGCGTGATGAGGCCTCTCGACAGACAGGGGGCAAGATGTCTTTGTCCATTGCTGAGCAAAAACTGAATTCGCATCTGCACAAGCTGAAGCTGCAGGAGATGTCAGCTACAAAGTTTCCCCCTGCCATGCACTTCTTCAGTGCAAAACCTCTCATTCAAAACAGCCCTGtttataaactaatacaaaagaTGCCCAAAGGTGAGGACGGCTCTGTTATATATTGTatccaaaatatatatttaaaattacaaaGAAGCATTTATATTAAGAAAACCAATATTGTCATTAAACGTCTGTTTCGTGCTGTAActtgtgtgtttacaaaggAGCTGCCCTCCACATTCACAGCACATCAATGGTCAGTGTGGAGTGGCTGGTGAAGAATGTGACCTATAGGCCTCACTGCTACATCTGCTTCACTTGGGACAATTCCGTCCGCTTCCTCTTCTCTGACAAACAGCCTTTCCCCAGATGGGACTGCTTGTACTGGCAACTGTTGGAGGCACTCAGAGCTAGGATAGGAGATCCAACAAGATTTGATGATAGGTGACAATTTATTCATAAATTTCAGTGAcatactttattacatgaaaataaaaatatatatattttaaattgcttAATTGCAATGAAGATGGAAACCCTGAATAGTATTTAATGCCTCAATATTCAAACGCATATTGTTTGTGCTGATCACCAGGTAGTATGAAAAAAGAAGGTCAAAGACATTAAGCCTAAAACCTATTAATATGCAAATCCATGGATATGAATGTATCCTGAAATAAATTTAACCTGTCCTTGTGCattgaaatttattttattatcatttgtaACCTGACTTTgagtataaaatgtgttttattttcagcttAATGCAGCACCTCACACTATTCACGGAGGACCCTGAAAGGGAGTACCCAAATCAGAATGTAGTTTGGGAGAAATTTGAGAAAGCCTTCATTGCAGCTGCGGGACTAATTACTCATGCTCCTGTGCTAAGAGACTACATCTACAAAGGCTTAGAGGAGCTTTACTATGACAACATTATGTACCTGGAGTTGCGCAGTGGCCTATCAAGGGTGTGTGTTTCCATCAGTGTTGTCATAAGCTCTGTGCATTTATTTGCTTTAATAAGGGGGATTaaacattacactattaaaCAGGTACTATAGTTGTTGTCATAAAAGGGGtggtattagtagcagtagcaatagtaacaatattttttagcaaaatGAACAGTGCTAGAAGTAGAATACATTTAGATTAAAGCTTTAGTACTAACTGatatattttatgcattttttatttgttacagaCATATGAGCTTGATGGCACCATTCATGACAAAGTGTGGACTCTTAAAGTCTTTCAGGAGGTCACACAAATGTTTGTGCAAGATCATCCAGACTTTCTTGGAGCTCGTATAATCATTTCTGCCCACAGGTGCCCTTGGTTAAAGCTTGGATCCTTACATTCTTGATATTTGAAAATTCTTTACTTGCtgtaatcaaaatcaaattaatataattgaatattttgctttatttaattACCTCTTCATGAGTCAGGAAATGTATACAGAGCATTAAAATCTGTTTTCGAATTATTCAATCAAGCAAATATCTAACATCAAGTCAGATACAGACTGTGTGACTGGGCCtaaatgttataatttatattACCAACTGTTCTTCAGGGCTCTGGGAGTATCTGAGGTGAAAACAGTTGTGAAAGAAGCTATTCAACTGCAGAAGGACTTTCCAGATGTGGTGGCTGGCTTTGACATAGTAAGACGTATTCATTTTATACATTCAAATCATTGTTTTGTagatggatgttttgttttgtttttttaattgcatgttgTTTCTGTAAAGGTTGGCAGAGAAGATGATGGGCGGACACTCTGGTTTTTTAGGGAGGCACTTTCTTTGCCTGCACAACTTGGTGCCACTCTTCCCTTTTTCTTCCATGCTGGAGAGACAGGTGCAAAACAAACAATGCAATATTGTATATTGATGTTAAATGTGTTATCTAAAGTAGTTGTCTGCAGAGTAAAGCTTCTGTGGCTTATTCACAGATGATGAAGGATCAGATGTGGACCAAAACATTCTGGATGCCCTTTTGTTCAACACATCTCGTATTGGTCATGGCTATGCTATAGCTCATCACCCTCTGGCCAAAGAGCTATCCCGAAAAAGAAATATAGCTGTTGAATTATGTCCCATTTCTAACCAGGTGCGGACTCTTTATATTCAGTATGCAGTATTGATGAATGCTCCACCAATAGTACACACATTAGAAGGTGTGATTGTTTGGGAGCCAGATTATGAATTCAATTTTATAAGTATTCATGTTTATTGGTATGTTTGTATTGCATTGAACAGGTAACAAAGCCATCATCGTCTTTTGAGAGTCAAAAATGCATTGTGTTTGGTTAAACCCACTGAGTGAGAATGTGatggaggctgaccaataggagtaGTGGGTGGAGAAGtgtgtttgagcatagagctgcaaagaaaaagagaaaagagaagagaagcactgacaaaatacaatattatttatttttgacaatggGATCCTTACCTGTCCTAGGTGTTGAAGCTGGTTTCAGATCTGAGAAACCATCCCGCTGTTGTGCTGATGTCTGAGGGCCACCCACTGGTCATCAGCTCAGACGACCCCTCTCTGTTTGGAACGTCAGGCCTTTCATATGACTTTTACCAAGCCTTTGTTGGAATAGGTGGACTCAAGGCGAATCTAGGCACTTTGAAGGAACTTGCTTCTAATTCAATAAGGTGTCTgctattgttatttatttttaacattgcaTATGATATAAAATAATGTTGCTACTATTACATTAATTTACTAAACTGATTGAAGTATATACTAGTAGTTTTCACTTagttcttcattttttttccagatacAGCTCACTACCCActaatctgaaaaacaaactccATGACATGTGGCTGGAAAAATGGGATTTGTTTATTGCAAACAATAGTTGACCATAAGTGGCTGTTTGATGTATTGGCTTCAGAGAAATGGTGGTATGAAATAAAGCATTTCCTGATTAATTGAGGTATTTATTGAATTTACTTATCTTTATCAATTTTAGCATGTGACCTTGATATGACCAAACCTGGTAGTGTATGACCTCTTgttgatttcatttatttaataacaGCTCCCATTTAACAAGAGCAAAATGTACTGGATATTTTCATCATAGCAGAGTTACACAGTTGAGTTAAATACTTAGTATTACGTAGTACGTTTTGTTTAtagtaaactgcaatattgatataAAATTGCTTAATAACAGAAAATTTCATTGACTTTTCAAAACTACAGAACTGATGGACACCAACCTCTTCACAGTGGCATTTCACcatttacagttgaaaccagaggtTTACATACACTGCATAAAaagacatatgctttttttctcacagtctgacatgaaatcagacaactTTTCCTATTTTAGGTCAATgaggattaccaaaatgatttgtatttactaaatgccagaataatgagagaaggattttttaaagactttttcATTACTTCTGCAAAGtcataagtttacatacagtaagattactatgcatttaaaagaatttgggaaaacctAGATGATGATCTCATGTCTTTGTTAGcctctgataggtttattggcAACATTTGAgctaattagagacacacctgtggatgtatttgaaggcacacctgaaacacactgcttctttgtgtaacattatgggaaagtcaaaagaaatcagaaaGATAATTGTGGACGTTCATCTGCtcaaacaattatatgcaaatataaacaccatgggaatgtccatcCATCATACTACTTAGAaaggagatgggttctgtgtcccagagatgaacgtgctttggtccgaaatgtacatatcaacccaagaccaaaagcaaaagaccttgtgaagatgttgactgaagctggtaagagtgtgtcattatccacagagAAACGAttactgtactgacatgggctgaaaggctactttgccaggaagaagccattactccaaaagaaacataaaaagccaaattacagtttgcaaatgcacaaagGGACCAAGACCTTAattttttggagacatgtcctatGGTCtcatgaaactaaaattgaactgtttggccataatgagcatcgcgacatttggaggaaaaagggggaagcttgcaaggcTGAGAACAGCATCCCAAACATGAAATACAGGAGTGGTAGCATCATGTTGGGgggctgttttgctgcaggaggaactggtgcacttcacaaagttgatggcatcatgagaaaagaacattatgtggaaatactaaagcaacatctcaaggcatcagccaggaagttaaagcttgggcacaaatggacAATtacctgtctttttcaaacacGTTAAGGCAAAatttggttcaccctaaggacaaaacctcaagccataaacaaagtaatgtagtctactccattcagtgtagtgaagagtgcagtgagcgttacattggagaaactaaacagctactccataagagaatgtaccaacaccggcgggagaattcctctggaccccagtccgccgtacatctccaactgtacatgtttttattctttttggaTGACCCAGagtcagattttttaaataattgcaaGCAAGTACAGACCAGTGGGCAGAAATAAGGAATAGGttaaaaaaaaggcattttCTGAGCTCTCAAGCCTTGAATACAGGACAATGCAGGATTTCTCAAAAATGCATGAAGCAACTAAATACAACTTAGAGTAAGCTTATAGTTTTAAGggtattttctttttacataaTGTTATCTTTCAATCAGTGTCTCATTAAATTGAAAATGTCTCCTGAATTTCCCCCTGTGGGGATCAATAAGTTATCAATCTACCTCCATCTTGTGCTACTAATGATATTTTGTATTCTCCAGTGCTAATCGGTGCACTGCTGAAtgactttgtttttaaaagtaaaatgtattatacataatattatgaaaaaaatgtactattGACCAATACAGCAGTATTATGTCAATGATATGAAAATGGGCATACTTTTTTGGCTGGGACTGGTCTTTCTAAGCGCACCAGTCTGGTCTGAAAGATTCATACATGCACCACAGCGCTCAGTCAAATGCATGAGCATGCGGAGAGGAGTTAAAATCAATTTTGATGACCTCACTATATCAAACACTCCACCCCCTCCTGATTTGGTTGCCTCACACACAGCAACTTCTCACTCTAGTAACTCAGGTAGCAGGTTTGGTGGGAAAACGTTTAACTGGACATAATGACTTGTACATTGGGAACAAAGTGAACTAAATTAAGTATGTTTTGGTCTTAGTGAGGAAAATTGAGATCCAtgctataaaaataacattttgtaaTATAGACTACATTGTGAGGTTTTTAAACATCTGAAAATCCTAAACATCAATTGTACTCAATAGCTCTGCTGAATTGAGACAGTCAGCAATTTTTAAGTTGTGCTTTTGAAcccttatttatttagtttatcttTTTGTGCTTTGTCAGGTTTGATGATCCTTTCTGTCAATATGATTGTAGCCAATGATTTTATAATTGTATCATGCTGTGTATTTTAGACATGATGTTGAGTTAATGCATGTGTTTTCATGCTCAAGGTGTCAGAGTAGAATACTTGAGTGCTCCTGAGTTGGCAAAACTCTCAGATAGTGGAAACTGTACTTGGACCTTTATTTAATTTCGTTCTGTGCCTCACATCATTTATCTACTTTTCTGGGAGCAGTGCAAGCTTTGTATAGTTGCTTATGGAGAACAGGCATCCTCATGTTAGCAAGGAAAAGACAAAGTATCATAGATACAACATTTAGGTATACAAACACACcattttataaaacatatgCATCCAAAATTATTTTGTCAGGTtcaatgtgacatttttacaaATCATATTTCAGAGTATTAGTCTgtataaaacaccaaaataacTTGTATTTACTCAAAATGGAAGCATCAGCCACGTAATttgtaacatttattttcttgttttatacaTACATGGAGTTACATAAAGTTATAATAACAATTGcaaatttaatttcattttcactAAAGGCAGTTAAAGAAATTTCAAATGAAAATAACTAAagaactatataaaaaaaagacgaCTAAAACCAGAGCTGGACTTTCATTGTCATCTTTGACCAGCCAATATTGTGTACAGCCTCAAGCAGGTTTTGCAGCACAAATAGTCTGCACTGGAAGTAGTTAAACACAAACTGTGTCTCCTAAGGATGTGTGTACATCACAAGGCAGTCTTTATggaaaaacagccagaaaacaTGTAAAGAGAAAATGGTCAATTACTTGCAACACTGGGGTGAAGTGGCTTAACTCGAACCAGACGGGACAGTCCCAGGCGCAGACCCTGACCTGGAGATATCACAGAAGGACTGCTTGATGGAGGACTTTTACCAATTTGGCCtgtgagaaatgtgaaaaaagacaacaaagttcaagaaaaataacaaatattatGTGACGATGATAGCAATTAATTTCATCAACTTGTGTCAGACCTGGCGGGTTCCACTTTGGTACCCTGCTTGTGGCTGGACTCAGGCATATAGCAGATTTCGCTGCCTTCGAGGAGGCTGATCTCGAGAGGTCGGATGAGTTTTTGTTGGTGAGGGGAGTCCTTGTTGGGGTGTAGGGAACTTTAagcaagaaaagaaaacataaaatgctGGGTAaggataaaaaagaaaaaaagatatatGAGAAATTAGAAATAGAAACTGCAACCCTCAGAAAAGTCAAAGCTGAGTGGCAATTTGAGATGGTTTGAACAAActgatggatggatgtttaggtaaaaaataataactgtaTAAGGATAACATGGTTTGTGTGAGGGGGCCAAGGATAAAAGTAGCTGAAAAACAATTGGCTTGGGAATGGGGTGAAGCATTAGGGTCACGTGAACCCAACATACTGCTATTAAGTAGCAGCTATAGCTATCTTCTAAAAGGTTTAGCTTCAGTTTGAGTCTGTACATGTGCCTGCTCACAGCAGAGGCTGCACAAAAAGCCTGTAATCAAGGCGAATATTTCTTGAGCCTGCAATCATGGTGAAGGTCTCATAAGGCTCAAAAAGATAATTTATTAATCAAGTTGTAAGTGGCCTATTGGAGTTTTCTGACAACTTTTCTTTAGATCAAAGGCAGATTAAGCAATTGGAGGGACGGGTAAACGTATACCTGAGTGTTTGAACAGTAACTAAATATAAATCTCAGACAAATCATAAGTATACAAACCTTTTGACTTTTGTGGCTGCTTGTCTTTTTTAGTAGATGGCGGTTGTTTGGCTTTTCCTTTCTTGGTTATTTCCCCCTTTTTAGTCTTGCTTGCCTTTTTAACAGTAAATTCCTCATCTTCACTGTCATGTTCACTGTAATCATTGTCACTTTCTGAGTCTATAGAAAGATATATTTAAGTAAACATTTGTTTGTCATCACAGTTGTAATTGCCAagatttcaaataaaagcaaccTGAAGCAACACAGGGCTGATAATCATCATCTTGTGTTTTCTCTTTACTTCTCTTCAAGTCAGAAGCCTCTTTCATTTCTTTTGATGGTGCATTTGAGTCTGATGTTATTTGGTCCAgacctgtaaaataaacaattgCATTAAATTTCTAACTTATTACACAGAACATCAGGAAAACATGATAGATGTACCTAGACGCATGGTGTCTACACTGCAGTTGGATAGATGTGGTGATAAACATGACGGTTCCGTGTTCTCATCTACTGGAGTTCGGACAAATGAAAACTCTTTTGAAAACAATTTCTagaggtaaattaaggcttatTTGCAATAACAACAGGATCTTCTTGTGTTAAAGTACAGTTTACCTTGTAAAACTGATGACGGAGTTGATGTTTCACATGATGGGTTTAGCAAGGAAAGAGAAATGGCTGCTTCTAGATCTCGTTCAAGGATTTTTGCATCCACAGATTTTCTGAaaattatacatacatacatgtatacacatacatacatatatatatatattaaactttaaaatagcaaaatagcAACATACCTGCTCTTTTGACTTATTAGTGATCTTGAGTTGAACTCTTGACTAGAaatgcatttttgttgtttcaCTGCTTCTTTAGCCCTTTTACAAGGTGGTTTCTTAGCAAAATCCTCATCTGTAACAGAATTATAAAAGAAATCATTGTGAACCCAAAACAGACTTCACCAGAGGAAAAGGGATCAAATAGGTTCAGAATGACAATGACAAACAAGGCGTAGTACAGTTGTTGAGCACAGTATCTTGATAAGAGGTAATACTAGGGTGACTAGACGTCCTGATTTACCTGGGACAGTCCCAGCTTTGAGCCCTTTGCCCcttgtcccagcagatttattaaaaaacactGATTAGTCCCAATTTGTTACCTGACAACAGTAAAGAGAGGCATAAAttgtcattctttttttttttcaagattaTATACAGACCCATTAGTGAGTCGAGAATGTGTTCTTCTGAGTTTTATTcataccaaccatcccaacaCAGGTGtgtcagttttttattttaaaaatctagtCACCCTAGGTAATACTATGGCTGAGCATTGTATTTATCATACAGGTTTCAAAATGAACAATACTGATAAGGACACCATCAGCACGTCTAAAGACACAAATAGCAAAGTTACCAACTCACCATCATCTTCAAAGTCCTTGAACTCACAGTAATTCACACTTTTTGTCTTtctgtatcagaaaaaaaagttaGCAACAGAAGCCCAGAGAGCTGCAGGTAAAACGTGTGAAATACCTTGATGGTCTGTCCATTCTTTCAAGTTAGTCTATCGCTGCGACTTATTAGCCATTTGTCAATAAACtgaatatttatgttataaaaCAGCTTAACAAAACGTTTTTCTATGTTGTCGTGCAAACTTACTCTTAAAAATATCGTGTAACTTTGAGTTTTGAGCGTTAAATTAATCAGCACGAAAAcaattttaatctgtttttcgAGTAGCCCGCCTGAATAACTGGAATACGGAAGTGACGAATAGTAACTGTGGCCCGCCCCTTCCGTGTCTTCGGTAGACttggcaaaataaaataaaataaataaaaactaaaacatttgtGTGTAGAAAAGGTAACATAGATAACATACGAAATGTCTTATTTTCAGAGAGATAGCCTAAACAAACGTCAAGCtccaaaaaatatgttttttctgctcGGTTTTCTGTTGTGCTATGGGCTGTGGTGTTGAGATTTCTTAAACATGTCAAATTGTATAAACGAGGGCTACTACAGCCACatttgtaaaagtacaaatagcTTAATTAATGTGTGTTGTGcataaaatgtttgcatttctGATTACAGGCCAAACAAACTCTCCATGCGTATGGATGTAAACCTAATTATGTTTTACATTGTTCAAATCAATTTAGTTTGTCTTTTTTGCAGACATGATGGGGAGCTGGAGTTGAGGAGTCTGTTTTTGTCCAGTAGATGGCAGTGCGACTCTTGGTAATGACAAACTGTTGCACCTTAAGGTACAGTTTATTCTTGTCATTATATCGTCCAATAAATAtaatagatggaacaataattttaataattatcatatgtacaatttatttgctgtatattgtaaaattgtatttgtttgtaataTGATGAGATTTTGCTTGTAGAATAAGTAACTGTGGCTGATTATTGCTTTATTccgctgtttttatttgcaccTCATACCTTTGAATGATTATAAAAGGGACTATCCTGCTCTATTGGTATTTACTGtattgtcagtggcataatggaGTTTCAGTATAATTGTTTATCTCAGTATTTTTTCTGTAGCATTATATCATGctttaaaatttgttatcatgacaggcctaggtaCAATCTCCCAGTGCAGTCATAGATGTGTGACATCGTGATAGACATGACACCACACTGAAGGGGTTAGCACTGGCCCTCTGAAGTGCAATAAAAGAacaaattttcatttttttaccaCACATGTTAGAGAGCAATCACCAATTCAAAGGTTGTCATTTTCCAGTTTGTGAGTGGGCTGCTGTCTGTCGCGGTTTGTCACACAGAGGACCTGGAAAAGACTTTCAAGGATTTGATGGTCCATCTCTTTGACTCCAGACAAGGAAGGGCCCTGTGGTCACACATTCCTCCACTCCTACAGCTCTGCCTACAGCCATGACCAAAATATCAAATACACTCATGCAAACATTATGGTCAAAACATTACGTTTAGACTCACACATAtagatgtttacatttttgttccAGACAACACAGAGCTTTTAAGCAGGAATGGTTGTGTTGTTAGGGACCGCTGTTGTGTGGGATATATGCATAGCTTCACTTTTATAAGGATCACCACATATGTTTgctcaaaacattttaaaatagtttacatTTCTAACTTcgagcaaaaataaaatcattatattttgaCAGGACAAAATTGGATTTAGATGAGCTTTTCTTCTTTTACACATCCACTCTACAGTTGTCACATCATCTTTGTCCtaatttgagtttatttgtaaGTGGTTAGGAGGCAGTTTCCCTTTAACCGCTGATGTGAATGCCATCATTATGTGCGTTATAGCTTCTCACAGTAGCAGTTTGTGTGGGGCAGTTGGTCTAGAACCGTCTTCCTTGTATGGCTGTTCCGCAGGCGGGGCCTGCTATGTTATTATTTACATGTCTCTTAggacatttttttaattgaaaaagatttgtttactatatttattgtgGTACAAATATGATTTATGATGTTGTCTAATGTTGTCAAGTTCCATACAGGGTAACCCATCCTACATGAGATTGAATCCATCTTGTGGaatctatctctctcccttttccccg contains:
- the ada2b gene encoding adenosine deaminase 2-A isoform X1, which produces MFVWQRWAVASCVTLLWLGRVSFGVPDPARREQLLRDEASRQTGGKMSLSIAEQKLNSHLHKLKLQEMSATKFPPAMHFFSAKPLIQNSPVYKLIQKMPKGAALHIHSTSMVSVEWLVKNVTYRPHCYICFTWDNSVRFLFSDKQPFPRWDCLYWQLLEALRARIGDPTRFDDSLMQHLTLFTEDPEREYPNQNVVWEKFEKAFIAAAGLITHAPVLRDYIYKGLEELYYDNIMYLELRSGLSRTYELDGTIHDKVWTLKVFQEVTQMFVQDHPDFLGARIIISAHRALGVSEVKTVVKEAIQLQKDFPDVVAGFDIVGREDDGRTLWFFREALSLPAQLGATLPFFFHAGETDDEGSDVDQNILDALLFNTSRIGHGYAIAHHPLAKELSRKRNIAVELCPISNQVLKLVSDLRNHPAVVLMSEGHPLVISSDDPSLFGTSGLSYDFYQAFVGIGGLKANLGTLKELASNSIRYSSLPTNLKNKLHDMWLEKWDLFIANNS
- the rad51ap1 gene encoding RAD51-associated protein 1, producing the protein MDRPSRKTKSVNYCEFKDFEDDDEDFAKKPPCKRAKEAVKQQKCISSQEFNSRSLISQKSRKSVDAKILERDLEAAISLSLLNPSCETSTPSSVLQEFSFVRTPVDENTEPSCLSPHLSNCSVDTMRLGLDQITSDSNAPSKEMKEASDLKRSKEKTQDDDYQPCVASDSESDNDYSEHDSEDEEFTVKKASKTKKGEITKKGKAKQPPSTKKDKQPQKSKVPYTPTRTPLTNKNSSDLSRSASSKAAKSAICLSPATSRVPKWNPPGQIGKSPPSSSPSVISPGQGLRLGLSRLVRVKPLHPSVASN
- the ada2b gene encoding adenosine deaminase 2-A isoform X2, translating into MFVWQRWAVASCVTLLWLGRVSFGVPDPARREQLLRDEASRQTGGKMSLSIAEQKLNSHLHKLKLQEMSATKFPPAMHFFSAKPLIQNSPVYKLIQKMPKGAALHIHSTSMVSVEWLVKNVTYRPHCYICFTWDNSVRFLFSDKQPFPRWDCLYWQLLEALRARIGDPTRFDDSLMQHLTLFTEDPEREYPNQNVVWEKFEKAFIAAAGLITHAPVLRDYIYKGLEELYYDNIMYLELRSGLSRTYELDGTIHDKVWTLKVFQEVTQMFVQDHPDFLGARIIISAHRALGVSEVKTVVKEAIQLQKDFPDVVAGFDIVGREDDGRTLWFFREALSLPAQLGATLPFFFHAGETDDEGSDVDQNILDALLFNTSRIGHGYAIAHHPLAKELSRKRNIAVELCPISNQVLKLVSDLRNHPAVVLMSEGHPLVISSDDPSLFGTSGLSYDFYQAFVGIGGLKANLGTLKELASNSIRCSSLPTNLKNKLHDMWLEKWDLFIANNS